CGACCGCTCTCCCCACACACTGCTGGAGGAGATTGTCCTGGTGGACGATGCCAGTGAGagaggtatacacacacacatacacacacacacacacacacatatagagcaCATAATTCCTTCAGTGCTGGTACTTGTCCCTGTTGTATGCAGCTTAGCCTATTTTTTAGACCTATGAaattgcagtttgtgtgtgtagctgtggatgtgcgtgtacatgtgcatgtgcgtgtgcgtgcacacGTCTGTGCTGGTGCCCACCAGTTAGTATGGGCTGTGTGTGCCACTCAATCCTGTGCTATGCTGTTAATCCCGGTTTGGGGGAGATTAGGTCTTTAATTCGCCAGCCGCAGGGATTACACTCTGTTATTACCCTCaatccccctccacccctccaccaccacgCAGCACCATCTCACCCGCTGGGACCCCAGGTTGGATGGGCcaaggtgggggtgggggtgggcagGGTGGGTTGGCGGCTGAAAGAATGACATGACAAAACAACTCTTTGGCTCATACTCAGCAGGTGTGAgggagcaaaaacacaaatacacacttaaCTCTTTGATCTCCTTTACCACTATAACAGGAATAGCCTGTAATACACTGTGCCTGTGACGGGTGAGGAGGGTGACACCGCTATGCTGAGTGGCTCAGGTGTCAGCCTTGTGCTCTCTAATATTAAAGACACttagtctctgtgtgtgtgtgtgtctgtgtgtgtgttagatttCCTGAAGCGTCCATTGGAGCAGTATGTCAAAAGGTTGGAGGTCCCAGTCAGAGTGGTGAGGATGGAGCAGAGGTCTGGGCTCATCCGCGCTCGACTCAAAGGAGCATCTATCTCCActggccaggtgtgtgtgtgtgtgtgtgtgtgtgtgtttgagtgagtgtgtgacccCTGTTCTCCATATGGTGTGTGAGCTGTTGGGTTTGTCTGATGTTCTCTCTCCATGTTTCTAGGTTATAACCTTTCTGGATGCTCATTGTGAATGCACAACAGGGTGGTTGGAGCCTCTGCTAGCCCGCATCAAGCTAGACAAGTAAGACACACTGCaagtacacgcacacacacacacacacacacagacacatacacacaccatcggcaaacattaaaaaaaaaatcaataaactaTTGTTGAGCCTGCAGGGGGCTTGCCCTTGTGTTTATTTGATGCTTAATTACTCATTCTCTGTTTACCGCTTCCCTCAGGCAGggattcacaaacacacacgcacacacacacacacacacacttgctcattcagacacacacactcagagcacAAAGAGGGTTCGAGATGGGGTGATGAGTGATGGATGAAGTCTCAGCATGGTCTATTGTTTAAATGCATTTGGTTTTGGAGTTACCAGGCCTGGCAGGAGAGCACTTACTCTTGATTGATGAACACCTGGGGTTACCACCAGCatgtttatgaatgtgtgtcgttgcatgtgtgtgtctgtgtgtgtgtgcgtgtgtttgtgcttgcagGAAAACAGTGGTATGCCCCATCATCGACGTCATCAGTGATGACACATTTGAGTACATGGCCGGCTCTGACATGACCTATGGCGGCTTCAACTGGAAACTCAACTTCCGCTGGTACCCGGTGCCTCAGAGAGAGATGGACCGCCGCAAGGGAGACCGAACGTTGCCTGTCAGGTTGGTGCAAGTGTGACAGGGTGGCTTGGTTTAGTTAGAGAGAGAGCACCCTTAAACCAGATGACCTGGGTTCAAGCTGCAGTGTCTGCAAGCATCTGCATTGTTGAAGCCTCCTTCAGTGAATCTCTGCCAGCTTGAGGACTGCTGCTCTGAAGCTGACCATCCgaaaagagaatttccctgCAGGGATCAACAAtgtataatattaatattgtttttattatgagCATGAGCACAACACAAATTCACTCTTTTTGCAGTTCAGTGTGATAGCATACTGTATGCCCAGAAAGCTTTAAAGTTGCTGCCAGTGCCTCACAGTCGATTATATACAATTGCTTATCACAGATCTTCCCACTATTAATAATTGTGCAGTATTGTTACAGTGGCagtatcaaaacatttttttctcaaagaaaATATCCTCTGAAGTTGAAAATAGTTAAGATGTCGATGTAACATTCATTTTCTgcttcaaatcatcaaaatttGTCTTTGAGATTAATAACCGCAGAGTTAATAAACACAGtatatagaataaataaataaataaataagctgcATTACCCCTAAAGAAATAATCGTGCAGCTGTATCTCTTGTTGtatgtgttgttgctgtgtcaAAGGGAGGtgacaaaaacagttttattcaGTAAATTTCCAAGCCCCAGGAGCAAAGTCAATAGTTTTTCTGCCTGTCCATCATCTCCACTTCCTGCTTATGTTTTCAAGCAGCCCTGAAGGGATTTTTCAAggtcacacacatagcataccTTATGTAATGTGTTGTGCCCCTGTTTTTGTGACTGAGTATTGCAGGAGGTTGTTTGTCATAGTTTTGTGTGACATAAGTTTCCCAAGAGTGCCTTGTATGTACCCTAAAAACCACAAAAACTGTTGCTGTGTCAAGGCAGCGAATGAAGAAATACTTAACACAAAGGAAATGATTACTGCAAATGCTATGAATGCTATGTTGTCAGCAAATAGTTCTGTTTTACCAGAGCAGCTTGAAAGTTTTGGATGCAGAGAAAGGGACCCTCAAAGTGAAgcttggtttgtgtgtgcatcacaAATGATGTTCAGTGTGGATTAAGAAGACTTTCCTTGTATAACTATTATAATTCTCCAAGTGGACTAACTAGAAGCTCAGGaatggaaacagacaaacagccgGACTGGCTGTTTGAGATGGATTCCTTGGTATACTCGGCATAACAGGATGCCATAGTGAGTGTCCTACAACCAGAGAAGCCCAGCTCAATAACCTGAGGAGGGGAAAAGCGAGAAGATAATTTCATTGTGGGGATCAATAAatggaatcaataaagtatcacattatgtcacattatcattttatatttattcctGTTGCCATTAATGCCCATGAAGAGTCTAAATTCAACAATGCATTTGTAAGTCAGAAGCCACTGCTGTCTGGTTTACTTCAGGTTTTCTTTGCCTTCCAGAAGTCATAGGCATTGACTGGTGTAGTCtgtcattttaaattacatgATTACTCATTTTTTTCCGAACTACTGTGAATGGCTGTCCTTTGCATTACATAGTGCTGTCCATTAGCTGAGTCGCAGTAAGCTACAGACTTAGAGACAGGCTTATTAGCTAACCAACAACAACCTAAGTACCTGTGTTCAAAAAAAGCCCCTCCAAGTGACAGGTTACTGCAACAGCTGAACTGGTTGTTATGGATTTATCTGCACGGTAATTTACATTTCAAGAGTTAAccagatttttcacttgttttgccaaaaataataattttataatgaGCTGGAAAGCTCAGAGAGTTTTGATTTATGTTGTGTGAAATAGAAAttgcacatacacatgaaatatattattattgccACCATGCTGCTTTAATCCCATGGTTATTATCTGTGGTTGTTAAACAAACTCTTGGTGTATTTCAAGTTACCACACAGGCATctagtatttgtttttcttttctcctgggTAGCTTATTATGTTTCACTCTCAGCCAAATGCTGCACTCTGCAAACAAGCCATTACCCAATCTGCTCTCaggatatcttttttttttttctttatctacatttgtttgtttgtaagggACTCTTTGCATGTTGAAAGGAGAACTTACAAGTTGGATCGGAGTTAAAACAGGttgtgtggaaaacaaaacagatttacaAAGGAAGAAACCGTTctgtgaggggggaaaaaataggcGAGAGGGCCTCAGGTCATTAACCCTGACAACCCTCAAAACAACAGCAAGGAGagcagaaaaatagaaaatgcaaaaacaggaaagaacagagagaggtagaggaATGCAGAGCTGTAAATGGAAAACTCTGATTTGTTTTGAAGATACTGTCAAACCTTTGAAATTCAGGACCGCACTTAGGTGAATTATGACCCGTTTCACTCTAAATTTACACGATactctccctcctgtctccttCCAGGACCCCCACCATGGCAGGTGGCTTGTTCTCCATTGACAGAGATTATTTCCAGGAGATCGGCACATATGACGCAGGCATGGACATCTGGGGTGGAGAGAACCTGGAAATCTCATTCAGAGTGAGTTCACACgcagacgtacacacacacatgcaggaccTGTCTGCGTCATGTATCTGCTGGTCGGCATTTACTCATTCAGTGATCACACCTAGGGACGTCACAAGAATCAGTACTGAGGTACAAAGTCAATACCAACATTCTCAAAACAATACCAGTACTTGTGTTTTTAGTATCAGCACAACTGATACTAAAATCACACCACTTTATGACATTTTACATAGCTCATCTAATTTGAAATAAGTATTTTGTTTGGCTTTAGTTTTCTACAGGCCCATGTTGCACTTATAATTCAGTTTTCTTACTCTGTTGTAGCCtgcatgtttaaatatttgtaacacaatttctgtttacttgttgtattatttatgtacattttcTAAAGTAAAGGAGTGTCACTTCACTGTTTTTTCCGTCGTATTGAATCAGGTATCGAGAATGGTGAAAATTCACTAGTATCGGAGCTTCCAAAATTCTGGGATGATGACCTCCCTAATCACGACCCCATGTCCGTgccatgtgttcatgtgtttatgtgtgttgacCCAACATGTGTTTCACAGATCTGGCAGTGTGGCGGCACTCTGGAAATTGTCACATGTTCCCACGTGGGCCACGTGTTTAGAAAGGCCACACCCTACACGTTTCCTGGAGGAACGGGACAGatcatcaacaaaaacaaccgGCGCCTGGCAGAGGTGTGGATGGATGAGTTTAAAAACTTCTTCTACATCATCTCTCCTGGTGAGTCGGTCCatgtgattctgtgtgtgtgtgtgtgtgtgtactccagtgtgcatgtctgagcttctgtgtgtgtggaggttaATCTCAGTGGCAGGTGTGATCCATCCATTAACCAAGTGACAGGGTGATGTTGCCGTGGTGACCTGACAGTGCGGGACGGGGGGCGGCGAGTAATTTCACGCTACAAAGCGTCTATTAACCTTGCCATtgcagcatggacacacacacacacacacacacacacgcacagtcacaCAGGCACCAGTGGAGATATATAACCCAAAGTAAACCAAAAGTAAAACTCCTTTATGACTCAAATGAAAGAATGATGTTCTTCTATTATACCAATGACACCCTATAAATATCGCTtcgagagaaagaaagaaacatttaaTAGCCATTCAACAAGCACTTTACTGCATGAATGTAATGTGGCGCCATAGTTGTtaacctctgtctgtctgtctgtgtgtgtgtgtgtgtgtgtgtgtgtgtgtgttacaggtgtgACTAAAGTTGATTATGGTGACATCACGTCTCGTGCTTCTCTGAGACAGAAGCTTCAGTGTAAACCTTTCAGCTGGTACCTCGAGAATGTCTACCCCGACTCCCAGATCCCCAGGCACTATTACTCCCTGGGAGAGGtgtgttctcacacacacacacacacacacacacacacacacaacacattgaCTCACATATTCCTAGACATCGCCATTCATCGGGagatgtacatgcacacatcacAGCTTCTGTGATTCACTGCCTTTGGGCTgcaatccaaacacacacagtacatcTAAATCTATTTGAATCAGTGGGCTTGGTTTTCTGCTTAGGTGACGGTGatggacactgtgtgtgtgtgtgtgtgtgtgtgtgtgtgttgtcctcagATTCGCAACGTGGAGACCAATCAGTGCTTGGACAATATGGCCCGTAAGGAGAATGAGAAGGTCGGCATTTTCAACTGCCACGGCATGGGAGGCAACCAGGTAATGGATAATGAGGAAAGAAAgaccacagaggcagagacccagagataaagacagaaagTGTTTCAAGTTTCAGTTCAATAGTGACATATGAAAGGAGCAAAGTTGACAAATTCACTGTCATTTGAATGAGCCAAAGATATATTTTGCGGCTGAtctaaaatttacattttagccatttaaaTGATGTTCTTACCTGAAGTGACTCACAGCGAGTGGAGTAGTAGAATGAGCTTTGACTCCCAGAATACCCAGCAGAGCCGAGAACAAAGTGTCACAGCTTACCTGCTGTTCCTGTAACTACAGAATAAGCATGCAAGAGAAAAGTGCTATGAACGAGTAAAGCTTCATCTGTGCTTGGTCACTGGACTTTTGAGATGCTGGTTTTTGGATTTAAATGAGGCATTTTTTTACTGGGGAAAAATGTGTCTCAGGgaattattttcactgtcatcTACCTCCCGTGAGGAGTGTTGTGCAGTGTCATCTGATAGTTTACAGTCATGCTCTCTTgagaacataaacaaaacaatcaatcaGTTTCATCCGAGTTTGCCACGTACCAAGAGAGATGTAAACAAACCTGTCAGCATTTCAGTACCATGGAGATGACAGAACCTATTGCATAAGTCTTTGCCAACATATAAATGCAGGAGGTAAGGCAACATAAGGGAGTTGTTTTCAACCCGGAGGAGCCCCATGGTAAGCACACAAGCAGTTTCACATACACTTTTCCCCTGAGGTGAATTCAGCCCTGCCTGGGACCAGCATTGAAATTTTGTTgcatgaaaacaacatgattgagctcaGCCCGTATTTTTTCAGCATCCGAAGCAGCAGCTCCAACAGCTgacgttaccatgacaacagatAGATATATTGATATGATTCTCTCGGGATAACGGTGTTAGCTGGCATAAGAAAATATTGTCGTCTGCATGCCAGAGATCTTCCTCGCACAAGCAGTGAAAACATACACCTTAAAGAGCATTCATGTCATTCCTGCTGTATCCAAGCTGTACACGCACTGTCACTCAGATAGGCTGTTTACCATTACCACAGGTATGGGCCATTTTGGTGTTACTATGGTTACACTGTTGTCAGTAACCTAGATATTATATTTGAGacattctgtaaaaaaaaatacgtgTCTCTTCAACTCTGGTATGAAATAATAAGTGTGTGAACATCTCTGACCACAGGGTGAATGTAAATCAGTGGGTgagcaattaaaacaaatgtgaaaagaagCAGGGACAAACTTGAGGGTGTCACCCCACGGCGACTCACCCTGAGGTGAGATGTCTGAGTGGGAAAGTGCCTGTGGTAACCTTTTGCAGACAACTCTCTAGAGTGTCGAGTGACCAAGCATAAATTAAGCTCaatgagaagagaaaaggaaaaaaattgtccatgttttttgtaaatctattgtctgttgtgtgtgtgcaggtgttttCCTACACAGCCAATAAGGAGATCAGGACAGACGACTTGTGTCTAGACGTGTCCAAGCTAAACGGGCCTGTCATGATGCTCAAGTGTCATCACCTCAAAGGCAACCAGCTCTGGGAGTATGACCCTGTGGTGAGTGGGGCAGATTACATGTCATTACATGTCAAAATGACCAATTTATACatttctgcatgtgttgtaATATATGCAGAAGCTTCCAGTGAAGGTCTGGACGTCTTGTGTGACATTTATTGTGAATAATTATCTACAGTTTTAAATTGATGTGATGTAGTTGACATATCACCCAACGACAGCATGCACCATACAGAACACTGACCTAAATCAAACAGAGTCAAGACGTTAAGGTCTGGAGAGAGAATGTATGGAATCTtgtcaagtcaaatcaagtttatttatgtAGCCCTTCATCAcgagcaacaaaacaaaatgatgcaacagAGTatgcaacaaacacaacaaaaatacaagacaTGAAGCAGCATGTTGAAAATACACAGTAGGCCTGCCTGTCTGATCTCACCATGCCAAACAACCTTTGACTGTCAGAGAGGATAAGTAAAACTCCCAAGAAGAaccttgggaaaaaaatgaatgaaatcaacCTTAGGTGGGCCATGTCACAACAGTAAAATAAGCAATAATAATCGACAATAATATGGACAGTGACAGTTATATGGGAAAACatataagacaaaaacaaacaaacctgggACTTGAGCCAGCTGGGCAGCAGTAGCTTTCAGTGCCAGGTAAAATCTCTGCATGTGACAAGTGtgtgaaagaaaagacagacagctaCATGCACTAAGCACAACACACAGTCGGAGCAGAGATATctagccccacacacacacacacacacacacacacacacacacacacacacacagacagcaaacaAACTGTGCAGACAGATCAGGCCGAGACTGGGTTCTCAGTGGTCACTTCCTATATTAATGCTGTCTGAACtaaagaaaagaggaagctgTGTGGGTCCTGAACCAGACAGTGCTTGAGTTGCTCAAATGGCATGAAAATAGACCCAGGTTTTTGTGGACTTGAAGATCTCCAAAcattgaaagtgaaaatgttgaaagCTTCTGTGCATTTAGTTCTTTTAGTCTAGGAGTTTTTTGTGtgctttgatgtgtttttttttatgtttgtttgtttgtttttctgtgtgtgtgtgtgttttttttttttttaacttgcccTTGTGAATTCAAATGGACCAGTAAAATATGTGTGATCCCATATCTAATTTGCATCCCCCTCCTTTGCCCACTGTGCAGAAGCTGACCCTGGTCCATGTCAACAGCAACCAGTGTCTGGACAAAGCCAGCGAGGAGGACAGCCAGGTGCCCAGCGTCAGAGactgcacacactcacgctcCCAACAGTGGCTGCTCCGCAACGTCACACTACCCGAGATCTTCTGATCACACTCtgcacacccacagacacacacatacacgcactcacactgacacacgcaGCGGCCCAGCGCGAGCATGCAAGGGAGCGGACTTGTTTATTAGAGTACAATCGGGCATCTGGAAAGGAAAGACTTTCCATGAACGGATGTAGAGGTTGAGGAGGACGGATTGGACGGTACTACCTCTAGCAGCTTCTGCACTCTGGCTCCTGCTGGGGCTAGATGGAGATATCAGAGGGAGGAGTGTGTTTGACCCTCCTCAGGAC
The Myripristis murdjan chromosome 16, fMyrMur1.1, whole genome shotgun sequence DNA segment above includes these coding regions:
- the galnt1 gene encoding polypeptide N-acetylgalactosaminyltransferase 1; its protein translation is MRRFAYCKVVLATSLVWVMLDMFILLYFSECNKCDDKKERGLPGRDDALARPRDGPGEGGKPVVIPKENQEKMKEMFKINQFNLMASEMIALNRSLPDVRLEGCKNKLYPDNLPRTSVVIVFHNEAWSTLLRTVRSVIDRSPHTLLEEIVLVDDASERDFLKRPLEQYVKRLEVPVRVVRMEQRSGLIRARLKGASISTGQVITFLDAHCECTTGWLEPLLARIKLDKKTVVCPIIDVISDDTFEYMAGSDMTYGGFNWKLNFRWYPVPQREMDRRKGDRTLPVRTPTMAGGLFSIDRDYFQEIGTYDAGMDIWGGENLEISFRIWQCGGTLEIVTCSHVGHVFRKATPYTFPGGTGQIINKNNRRLAEVWMDEFKNFFYIISPGVTKVDYGDITSRASLRQKLQCKPFSWYLENVYPDSQIPRHYYSLGEIRNVETNQCLDNMARKENEKVGIFNCHGMGGNQVFSYTANKEIRTDDLCLDVSKLNGPVMMLKCHHLKGNQLWEYDPVKLTLVHVNSNQCLDKASEEDSQVPSVRDCTHSRSQQWLLRNVTLPEIF